Proteins co-encoded in one Campylobacter jejuni genomic window:
- the bioB gene encoding biotin synthase, which produces MQIMLCAISNIASGNCSEDCKYCTQSAHVKTDIQKYRRKELSQIVLEAKMAKKNEALGFCLVTAGLGLDDEKLEYVCEAAKAVQKEVPNLLLIACNGMASVEQLKELKKAGIFSYNHNLETSKEFFPQICTTHTWESRFQTNLNAKEAGLMLCCGGIYGMGESEEDRLSFRKSLQELQPFSSPINFFIANENLKLQVPRLNADEALKIVRDTKEALPQSVVMVAGGREVVLRERQYEIFQAGAGAIVIGDYLTTKGEEPSQDIIKLKEMGFTFASECH; this is translated from the coding sequence ATGCAAATCATGCTTTGTGCTATTTCAAATATAGCGAGTGGAAATTGTTCAGAAGACTGTAAATACTGTACCCAAAGTGCCCATGTAAAAACAGATATTCAAAAATATCGTCGTAAAGAACTTTCACAAATCGTTTTAGAAGCAAAAATGGCAAAGAAAAATGAAGCCTTGGGTTTTTGTTTGGTTACAGCAGGACTTGGACTTGATGATGAAAAGCTTGAGTATGTTTGTGAGGCTGCTAAGGCTGTGCAAAAAGAAGTGCCTAACTTGCTTTTAATTGCCTGTAATGGTATGGCAAGCGTGGAGCAACTCAAAGAACTTAAAAAAGCAGGAATTTTTTCTTATAATCACAATCTTGAAACTTCTAAGGAATTTTTTCCACAAATTTGCACCACTCATACTTGGGAAAGTAGATTTCAAACCAATTTAAACGCTAAAGAAGCAGGACTTATGCTTTGTTGTGGTGGAATTTATGGTATGGGTGAGAGTGAAGAAGATAGACTAAGTTTTAGAAAATCTTTGCAAGAATTACAGCCTTTTTCAAGTCCTATTAATTTTTTTATAGCCAATGAAAATTTAAAACTACAAGTTCCAAGACTTAATGCTGATGAAGCCTTAAAAATTGTTCGTGATACCAAAGAGGCTTTACCGCAAAGCGTGGTAATGGTAGCAGGTGGGCGTGAAGTGGTGTTGCGAGAAAGGCAGTATGAAATTTTTCAAGCAGGTGCTGGGGCTATTGTTATAGGGGATTATTTAACCACTAAAGGTGAAGAACCAAGTCAAGATATAATAAAATTAAAAGAAATGGGATTTACTTTTGCATCAGAGTGTCATTGA
- a CDS encoding cation:proton antiporter, whose product MHQSVIDPQGLIDLKILIVIALCLLFSPHIARILRLPLSATEIILGAIIAYFGFIGKSENFALLANVGFYYLMFIAGMEVNLRAFFNMDKEVAKKSFFYIFLLYTLSSFIVWIFGLSLVFVIIIPVMSVGLLSLLFKDFGKECYWLNIAMIVATLAEVISIVLLTIAGAFLREGTGIIDVAQSILYLNIFLGLCLLGFKMLGVLFWWYPQLKVVLMPWEDKNEKDIRFCMAIFILIIVAMVITKLEIVLGSFIAGSFIATFFDHKKDLEHKLSTFGHGFLIPIFFIHIGSTFDLKMILDYKIVLQAFLLMFVMVGLRILCASVFLKRIGFKNMILFGLSHSMPLTLLIATATLGYSGKVIDEKLYSALILTALFEAVIVMSMIKFLSNSKK is encoded by the coding sequence TTGCATCAGAGTGTCATTGATCCACAAGGTTTAATTGATCTAAAAATTCTTATTGTTATAGCTTTATGCTTACTTTTTTCTCCGCATATTGCGAGAATTTTACGCTTGCCTCTTTCAGCTACTGAAATTATTTTAGGGGCAATAATAGCGTATTTTGGTTTCATAGGAAAAAGTGAAAATTTTGCACTTTTAGCCAATGTAGGTTTTTATTATCTAATGTTTATAGCGGGTATGGAGGTAAATTTAAGAGCCTTTTTTAATATGGATAAAGAAGTCGCCAAAAAAAGTTTTTTTTATATTTTTTTACTTTATACTTTATCTTCTTTTATAGTATGGATTTTTGGACTTTCTTTAGTATTTGTTATCATTATACCTGTGATGAGTGTAGGGCTTTTATCTTTACTTTTTAAGGATTTTGGAAAAGAGTGTTATTGGCTAAATATTGCTATGATAGTAGCTACTTTAGCTGAGGTGATTTCTATTGTGCTTTTGACTATAGCGGGAGCTTTTTTGCGCGAAGGAACAGGTATTATTGATGTAGCGCAAAGTATTTTATATCTTAATATCTTTTTGGGGCTTTGTTTGCTTGGATTTAAAATGCTTGGTGTGCTTTTTTGGTGGTATCCTCAGCTTAAAGTTGTGCTTATGCCATGGGAAGATAAAAATGAAAAAGATATAAGATTTTGTATGGCCATTTTTATACTGATCATTGTTGCTATGGTTATTACAAAACTTGAAATCGTTCTTGGTTCTTTTATAGCAGGTTCATTTATAGCTACTTTTTTTGATCATAAAAAAGATCTTGAGCACAAGCTTTCTACTTTTGGACACGGGTTTTTAATCCCTATTTTTTTTATCCATATAGGTTCAACCTTTGATCTTAAAATGATTTTAGATTATAAAATCGTTTTACAAGCATTTTTACTTATGTTTGTTATGGTGGGTTTAAGAATTTTATGTGCAAGTGTTTTTTTAAAAAGAATTGGTTTTAAAAATATGATTTTATTTGGTCTTAGTCATTCTATGCCTTTAACCTTGCTTATAGCAACAGCTACTCTGGGTTATTCGGGCAAGGTTATTGATGAGAAGCTTTATTCAGCACTTATTTTAACAGCGTTATTTGAGGCTGTTATTGTTATGAGTATGATTAAATTTCTTTCTAATTCTAAAAAATGA
- the gltA gene encoding citrate synthase: MSNSVTITDNRNGKSYEFPIYDGTTGPSVVDMSSFYKQTGMFSYDEGLTSTATCKSKITYIDGENGILMHRGYPIEWLAENKLYLDVVHLLLYKELPDATRLEAFRYEMKKRSFIHEGMHRLFDSFPDNAHPMAVLQGAVSSLSAFYPDHLNMNVKEEYMEMAARIVAKIPTIVATAYRYKHGFPMAYPNLDRGFTENFLYMLRTYPYDHVELKPIEVKALDTVFMLHADHEQNASTSTVRAVGSTHAHPYACIAAGIGALWGHAHGGANEGVIRMLEQIGSVDRVDEFIKRAKDKNDPFRLMGFGHRVYKNFDPRAKVLKKLRDQLIDELGIDTNLIKVATRIEEIALSDDYFVQRGLYPNVDFHSGLILKALGIPNEMFATLFVIGRTPGWIAQWIEQKEQESLKIVRPRQLYLGETSKI; encoded by the coding sequence ATGTCAAATTCCGTTACTATAACCGATAATAGAAATGGAAAAAGCTATGAATTTCCTATATATGACGGTACAACTGGGCCAAGCGTTGTAGATATGTCAAGTTTTTATAAACAAACAGGAATGTTTTCTTATGATGAGGGCTTGACTTCTACAGCTACTTGTAAATCAAAAATCACTTATATTGATGGAGAAAACGGAATTTTAATGCACCGTGGCTATCCTATAGAGTGGCTTGCTGAAAACAAACTTTATTTAGATGTGGTTCATCTTTTACTTTATAAAGAATTGCCTGATGCTACGCGTCTTGAAGCATTTCGTTATGAAATGAAAAAACGTTCTTTTATCCATGAAGGTATGCATCGTCTTTTTGATTCTTTCCCTGATAATGCTCATCCTATGGCAGTTTTACAAGGTGCTGTTTCATCGCTTAGTGCTTTTTATCCTGATCATTTAAACATGAATGTAAAAGAAGAATATATGGAAATGGCAGCTAGAATAGTAGCTAAAATCCCTACTATAGTGGCCACTGCTTATAGATATAAACACGGCTTTCCTATGGCTTATCCAAATTTAGATCGTGGTTTTACAGAAAATTTCTTATATATGTTAAGAACCTATCCTTACGATCATGTAGAGCTTAAACCTATAGAAGTAAAAGCACTTGATACAGTTTTTATGCTTCATGCAGATCATGAGCAAAATGCTTCAACTTCAACAGTTCGTGCTGTGGGTTCAACTCACGCTCATCCTTATGCTTGTATAGCAGCAGGTATTGGTGCGCTTTGGGGTCATGCACATGGTGGAGCTAATGAAGGTGTTATTAGAATGCTTGAGCAAATAGGTAGTGTTGATAGGGTAGATGAATTCATCAAAAGAGCTAAGGATAAAAATGATCCTTTCCGCTTGATGGGCTTTGGGCATAGGGTTTATAAAAATTTTGATCCTAGAGCAAAAGTACTTAAAAAACTTCGTGATCAACTTATTGATGAGTTGGGTATTGATACCAATCTTATTAAAGTAGCAACGCGTATAGAAGAGATTGCTTTAAGCGATGATTATTTTGTTCAAAGAGGGCTATATCCGAATGTTGATTTTCATAGTGGACTTATTTTAAAAGCCTTAGGTATTCCAAATGAAATGTTTGCTACTTTATTTGTTATAGGACGCACCCCAGGATGGATAGCTCAGTGGATAGAACAAAAAGAGCAAGAAAGTCTTAAAATAGTCCGTCCAAGACAACTTTATTTGGGTGAAACTAGTAAAATTTAA